From a region of the Odoribacter splanchnicus DSM 20712 genome:
- a CDS encoding HAD family hydrolase, which translates to MIKKNLTSSIILVMMLLITPCVSAQTYRQIKGWSKEVNDRLEDFLNSTITMKIRKVAVFDGDGTVMGQVPHYLADEALYQYADEHFKGKTDKFSKEKMAILNRMVKDGNNVGKPYVEDRVHFLAGLTPEEILEMGYACYQTSYRNKFYPEMKQLIANLKEYGFEVWILTASPEFLYQKFLAEELGIPEVNILGVKSVVVGGKLTDDIILPIPQDDGKANVIPTFIKTRPLVVGGNSRGDMDMLNQSCGLKIVVNPDDKTVRGKEDGPMNGYTVKGYWEKEGALIVKCHDVREPGLRFHTEEWGIRENVSNPKE; encoded by the coding sequence ATGATTAAGAAGAATTTAACGAGTAGTATCATCCTGGTGATGATGCTACTGATCACCCCCTGTGTCTCTGCACAAACCTATCGGCAGATCAAAGGATGGTCAAAAGAAGTCAATGATCGGCTGGAAGATTTCCTGAATTCGACCATTACGATGAAGATTCGGAAAGTGGCGGTTTTCGATGGTGACGGTACGGTTATGGGACAGGTACCTCATTATTTGGCGGATGAAGCTTTATATCAATATGCCGACGAACATTTTAAAGGAAAAACGGATAAGTTTTCGAAAGAGAAAATGGCGATCCTGAACCGGATGGTAAAAGATGGAAATAATGTGGGGAAACCTTATGTCGAGGATCGGGTGCATTTTTTGGCAGGACTGACGCCCGAAGAAATTCTCGAAATGGGATATGCATGTTACCAGACTTCTTACCGGAACAAGTTCTATCCGGAAATGAAACAACTGATTGCCAATCTCAAGGAATATGGATTCGAGGTTTGGATTTTGACCGCTTCTCCGGAATTTTTATATCAGAAATTTCTGGCCGAAGAACTCGGTATCCCGGAGGTCAATATCCTGGGGGTAAAATCGGTGGTTGTCGGCGGTAAATTGACAGATGATATCATCTTACCGATTCCGCAGGATGACGGTAAAGCAAATGTGATCCCGACCTTTATTAAAACCCGTCCTTTGGTTGTCGGAGGGAATAGCCGGGGAGATATGGATATGCTCAATCAGTCTTGTGGATTGAAGATTGTGGTGAATCCGGACGATAAAACAGTGCGTGGGAAAGAAGACGGGCCGATGAACGGTTATACGGTAAAAGGCTATTGGGAAAAAGAAGGGGCTTTGATCGTGAAATGTCATGATGTCAGGGAACCCGGTCTGCGTTTCCATACAGAAGAATGGGGAATCCGCGAAAATGTATCTAATCCGAAAGAATAA
- a CDS encoding porin, translating to MKKNFLLNVVMLCCALFVGTSAWAKTEDGEAAAKSEPVSANEEELLNKILSKLPKVSGYIQTGYNYGDKNGDNRSSFQLKRMRVLLDKKISNTFDFRAQFECFSGSTDGGAYKKKVITVMDAFVSAHINKAINFRAGQYYLPLGFENYDISPATLETVDFSNICYRMVCRNAISSADLIDYGRDLGVMAYGDLLQNQEKGFSYLSYNLSLTNGYLPTLNDDNRCKDFVGRLTFRPVKQLSIMGSYNYGEYQGKVGDDVKKYLPMNRVIAGAWYFDPNGLDLRAEYGHIKSSEANVEEDGFYALAAYRFGKFLPVVRYDMYRDKTNKTSANNRDAYLVGCTYELIKNLKFQVNYIHSIYTDKVKDAGTRTGNGNSLQIMLLAKF from the coding sequence ATGAAAAAAAATTTTCTATTAAACGTGGTAATGTTGTGCTGTGCTTTATTTGTAGGTACATCAGCATGGGCAAAAACTGAAGACGGGGAAGCTGCTGCTAAAAGCGAACCGGTGTCAGCCAATGAAGAAGAATTATTGAACAAAATTCTTTCTAAGTTACCGAAAGTATCCGGTTATATTCAGACCGGTTATAATTATGGAGATAAGAACGGGGATAACAGATCTTCTTTTCAGTTGAAGCGTATGCGGGTACTTCTTGACAAAAAGATCTCCAATACGTTTGATTTCCGGGCTCAGTTCGAATGTTTTTCCGGTTCTACCGATGGCGGGGCTTACAAAAAGAAAGTCATTACTGTGATGGACGCTTTTGTCAGTGCTCACATTAACAAAGCCATCAACTTCCGGGCAGGACAATATTATCTGCCGCTGGGTTTCGAGAACTACGATATTTCTCCGGCTACTTTGGAGACTGTAGATTTCTCTAATATCTGTTATCGTATGGTATGCCGGAATGCGATTTCTTCTGCCGATCTGATCGACTATGGACGTGATCTCGGTGTGATGGCTTACGGTGATCTGTTGCAGAATCAGGAAAAAGGATTCAGCTATTTGAGCTATAATTTATCTTTGACCAACGGTTATTTGCCTACTTTGAACGATGACAACAGATGTAAAGATTTCGTCGGTCGTCTGACTTTCCGTCCTGTAAAACAGTTGAGTATTATGGGATCGTACAACTACGGTGAATACCAGGGTAAAGTCGGAGACGATGTTAAAAAATATCTTCCGATGAATCGGGTGATTGCCGGTGCCTGGTATTTCGACCCGAACGGTCTCGATCTGCGTGCTGAATACGGCCATATCAAAAGTAGCGAAGCTAATGTAGAAGAAGACGGTTTTTATGCTTTGGCCGCTTATCGCTTCGGAAAATTCCTGCCGGTAGTACGTTACGATATGTACCGCGATAAAACCAACAAGACCTCTGCCAACAACAGAGATGCTTACCTGGTGGGTTGTACTTACGAATTGATCAAGAACCTGAAATTCCAGGTTAACTATATCCACTCTATCTATACCGATAAAGTGAAAGATGCAGGTACGCGGACAGGGAACGGAAATAGTTTGCAAATCATGCTTTTGGCTAAATTCTAA
- a CDS encoding YncE family protein, with the protein MNKLFFAMALLFVGMSVNAQHLGSEYRLKKVIPVAGRQGIAIDSNYYYVSDTKVLYKYDKQGNLVMKNDQPFQNPEIANHFGDIDIYNGEIYCGIEKFEYGRGYNIAVSIYDAETLKWKRDLPWSPESGQVEVSGLAVDREKNMVWMSDWVDSRYVYCYSLETGQYYTKMQCRPTPYWCQGIFIADGKMLFTSDDGESLYNIPDNIYVADISEVHFTGLQDGTEVVKETPFSVKLDKKGKPVMRKGKIAGGAKAGRVELFREMSDFRRAGEIEGLSIDPVNDDLVVLNNRGTLIVLGMSQGPFAEEGYTGEIHELYIYEKIK; encoded by the coding sequence ATGAATAAATTATTTTTTGCAATGGCACTGCTTTTTGTAGGCATGTCAGTAAATGCACAACATCTCGGTTCAGAATACCGGTTGAAAAAAGTGATTCCGGTTGCCGGACGTCAGGGAATTGCTATCGATAGCAATTACTACTATGTTTCCGACACCAAAGTACTGTACAAATACGACAAACAGGGAAATCTGGTGATGAAGAACGATCAGCCGTTCCAAAATCCCGAAATTGCCAACCACTTCGGTGATATCGATATCTACAATGGAGAAATTTACTGCGGTATTGAAAAATTCGAATACGGACGTGGTTATAATATCGCCGTATCGATTTACGATGCAGAGACTTTGAAATGGAAACGCGATCTGCCTTGGTCTCCTGAATCAGGACAAGTAGAGGTTTCAGGTCTTGCTGTTGATCGGGAGAAAAATATGGTTTGGATGTCTGACTGGGTAGATAGCCGTTACGTATATTGCTATAGCCTGGAAACCGGACAGTACTATACCAAAATGCAATGCCGTCCTACTCCGTACTGGTGTCAAGGTATTTTCATCGCCGATGGAAAAATGCTGTTCACCTCTGATGATGGCGAATCTTTGTACAATATTCCTGATAATATCTATGTGGCTGACATCTCTGAAGTACACTTTACCGGTTTACAAGACGGAACTGAAGTGGTGAAAGAAACTCCGTTCAGCGTAAAACTCGATAAAAAGGGAAAACCTGTTATGCGTAAAGGTAAAATTGCAGGTGGTGCAAAAGCCGGAAGAGTTGAATTATTCCGCGAAATGAGTGATTTCCGCCGTGCAGGTGAAATCGAAGGACTCTCTATTGACCCGGTAAACGACGACCTCGTTGTATTGAACAACCGTGGTACACTGATCGTTCTCGGTATGTCACAGGGTCCGTTCGCTGAAGAAGGGTATACCGGTGAAATTCATGAACTTTATATCTACGAGAAAATTAAATAA
- the glpT gene encoding glycerol-3-phosphate transporter has product MWSFLRPEPHRPLLPKEQIDPTYKRLRVQVFIGIFIGYAGYYLVRKNFALAMPYLVEMGFDKGLLGVAISANAIAYGLSKFLMGGVSDRSSARKFLPLGLTLSALTTLILGTRAGLSSVVSMFILQFLIGWFQGMGWPPSGRVMTHWFSQHERGTKMSIWNVAHNVGGALIGPMAAVGMAWFGSWQAGTFWFPAIVALGIVVIAYLLIRDTPQSCGLPPIEQYRNDYPPNYSAQSEVELTAKEIFFKYVLSNKILWYIAIANAFIYLVRYGVLDWAPTYLKEVKGYDIKEIGWAYFSYEFAAIPGTIFCGWLSDKVFKGRRAITTMIYMVAVAIFVFVYWEFSKTPLMDSICLIAIGFLIYGPVMLIGVHALDLAPKKAAGTAAGFTGFFGYFFGTALFANIGLGYVVQNLGWNWNFIVLLVACALAFIFIGFTAKEEQYLVKQAKQ; this is encoded by the coding sequence ATGTGGAGTTTTTTAAGACCGGAGCCTCATAGGCCCTTATTGCCGAAAGAACAGATCGACCCGACATACAAACGTTTACGGGTACAGGTTTTTATCGGTATTTTTATCGGATACGCTGGTTATTATTTAGTTCGTAAGAACTTTGCGCTGGCGATGCCTTACTTGGTGGAAATGGGGTTCGATAAGGGACTTTTAGGAGTTGCTATATCAGCGAATGCCATTGCTTACGGACTTTCTAAATTTTTAATGGGTGGAGTCTCTGACCGTAGTAGTGCCCGTAAGTTTTTACCCTTGGGATTGACTTTGTCTGCTTTGACGACTTTAATTCTGGGTACCCGGGCCGGATTGTCGTCTGTCGTGTCGATGTTTATCCTGCAGTTTTTAATCGGTTGGTTTCAGGGTATGGGTTGGCCTCCTAGCGGACGGGTGATGACACACTGGTTTTCGCAGCATGAACGGGGGACGAAAATGTCGATCTGGAATGTGGCCCATAATGTCGGTGGGGCTTTGATCGGACCGATGGCTGCCGTGGGGATGGCCTGGTTCGGTTCCTGGCAGGCCGGTACCTTCTGGTTTCCTGCTATTGTCGCTTTGGGCATTGTGGTGATCGCTTATCTGCTGATCCGCGATACCCCTCAGTCTTGTGGTCTGCCACCTATCGAACAATACCGTAACGACTATCCGCCCAACTATAGTGCCCAGTCGGAAGTGGAACTGACAGCCAAAGAAATTTTCTTTAAATATGTATTGAGTAATAAAATATTGTGGTATATCGCTATCGCTAACGCTTTCATCTATCTCGTCCGCTATGGAGTGCTCGATTGGGCACCTACTTATCTGAAAGAGGTGAAAGGCTACGATATCAAAGAGATCGGTTGGGCTTACTTTTCTTATGAATTTGCCGCTATCCCCGGGACGATTTTCTGTGGTTGGTTGAGTGATAAAGTCTTCAAGGGGAGACGTGCTATTACGACCATGATTTATATGGTCGCCGTCGCCATTTTTGTTTTTGTCTATTGGGAATTTAGTAAAACTCCGCTGATGGACAGTATCTGTCTGATCGCCATCGGTTTTCTGATCTACGGCCCGGTAATGCTGATCGGGGTTCATGCTTTGGATTTAGCCCCTAAAAAAGCGGCCGGTACGGCTGCCGGATTTACCGGATTTTTCGGTTATTTCTTCGGGACCGCCCTCTTTGCTAATATCGGTTTGGGATATGTTGTTCAGAATTTGGGCTGGAACTGGAATTTTATCGTGTTATTGGTGGCCTGTGCCCTGGCGTTCATCTTTATTGGATTCACGGCAAAGGAAGAACAATATCTAGTGAAACAAGCAAAACAATAA